Within the Thermanaeromonas toyohensis ToBE genome, the region CTGTAGTCGTTTTTGAAGAAATGCATCATGTTTACTGGGAAGAGCTGGACACTAGACGTCCCTTTTATAGCCTAGCCCTTAAAGTATTGGGGCATCAAGGCTTAGGTTTTCTGGACAGGCGTATTAAGGTGATTTTAGATATGGTGCGAGAATTTAAAGCCCAAGGGGTGATCCATTTTGCCCACTGGGGATGCCGTCAAAGTACAGCAGGGATACGCGTATTACAGGAGGCTCTCCGGCGAGAAGGAGTAGCCTTCCTTAACCTTGATGGAGATTGTGTAGACCGAGAAAAGTATGCTGGGGGTAGCGTACGTACCCGGTTAGAGGCTTTTTTAGAACTTTTGGCTACTGGGAAGGTTTTACATTAGAACAGAGGAGGCGAGAAGACTGTGGTAATTACGGCAGGATTGGATCTAGGCTCCTTATCCACTAAAGCAGCTATTGTCGCTGGAGGAGAATTATTATCTTTTTGTATACTACCTACCGGCCGAGGTGGGCCAAGGGTAGCGGAAAGGGCTCTGGAGGAAGCCTTAAGCCGAGCTGGCGTTAGGCGGCAGGATTTGAGAGGTATTGTGGCCACAGGTTACGGAAGGATAAGTGTACCCTTCGCCGACCGCCGGGTTACAGAGATAACCTGTCATGCCCGCGGAGCCTGGCACCTGTTCCCTGAGGTGGCTACGGTTATCGATATAGGAGGGCAAGACAGCAAAGTTATCCGGGTAGGCCCTGGGGGAAAGGTTTTAGATTTTGAGATGAATGAAAAGTGCGCGGCAGGAACCGGCCGGTTTTTAGAGGTTATGGCCCGGGCCCTGGAAGTTGATTTAGAGAAAATGGGGGAGCTAGCTTTAAAGGCCCGCCAGGCAGCCCCGATAAGCAGTACTTGTACTGTTTTTGCAGAATCGGAAGTGGTATCCCTCTTGGCAGAGGGAAGGCCTTTGGAAGAGATCCTTAAAGGATTGCATTATGCCGTAGCAGAGAGGGTAGCGGCCATGGCCCAGCGGCTGGGTTGGGAGAATCCTGTGGTCATGAGCGGGGGGGTAGCTAAAAATAGGGGGGTAGTAAAGAGCCTGGAAGAGAAATTAGGTGCTTATTTTTATATACCGTCAGAACCTCAGATACTAGGAGCTTTAGGAGCGGCTTTACTGGCAGCCGAAGAAAACTAGAAGCTATAGGAAAACTAAAAGCTTTAGCAGGATTTCCTTAAAATTTGTGGAATATGTTTGCGTATCATTTTAAGGACGGGAGGACGGTAGTCAATGAAAATTTTTATTTTACTCCTCTACTTTATCGTAATGCTAGCCATCGGCCTGGCGAGCCATCGGCGCTCGCGGGATGTCGGTGGCTTTTTCTTGGGCCACCGTAGCATAGGACCTTGGATCTCCGCTTTCGCCTATGGCACCACCTATTTTTCTGCTGTTATTTTTATAGGGTATGCAGGTAAAGTGGGTTGGGGGTTTGGCCTATCTAGCCTATGGATCGCCTTGGGCAACGCCTTGATTGGTAGCTTCCTGGCCTGGAAGTTCCTGGCTAGGCCCACACGGGTTATGACGGCGCGGCTTAATGCCTTGACTTTACCGGAGTTCCTAGCCGCCCGTTATGATAGCCCTGCCTTAAAGACAGCATCCGCTTTGCTTATCTTTATATTTTTAGTTCCCTATTCTGCCTCTGTGTACTTGGGGTTGAGTTATCTTTTTGAACAGGTTTTCCACTTGGATTTTAACTTGGCCTTGATGCTTATGGCTGGCCTTACGGCTATATACCTGGTTTTGGGCGGTTACATAGCTGTAACTTGGACCGACTTCATCCAGGGCCTAGTGATGTTAGGTGGGGTATCCCTACTCGTTTACTATGTAGTTACTGCCCCTCCTATAGGAGGCCTTGTCCAGGGGATAAAAGCTTTAAAAGATATCCACCCGCAATTGGTTTCTCCCCTAGGGCCTAATTGGGTGAGCCTGCTTTCCCTGGTTGTTTTAACGAGCTTAGGGCCCTGGGGACTACCCCAGATGCTCCAGAAATTTTATGCTATAAAGGATGAAAAAGCCATCCGGCCTGCTACTATAGTATCTACCCTTTTTGCCCTGATAATCGCTGGAGGGGCCTATTTCACAGGCTCTTTTGGACGTCTATTTTTCAATAACCAGATGCCTTTACTAAACGGCAGACCTAATCCCGATCTTATCATGCCTCTAATTATTGAGCGCTTTTTACCCCCTGGCATCGGGATAGTGATATTGTTGTTAGTCCTAGCAGCTTCCATGTCTACTTTGTCTTCCCTGGTTTTGGTGAGCAGTTCGGCGGTGGCTATAGATCTTCTACAGGGAGCTTGGCCTAAGATTTCTAAACGGACAGTGCTTTTGTGCTTGCGCTTTTTTTGCGTTTTGTTTATAGTTCTCTCGGTATATATCGCTTTAAAGCCTACTATTATACTGGTCCTCATGTCCCTTTCCTGGGGTACGGTGGCCGGTGGGTTCCTAGCTCCTTACCTTTACGGCCTGTATTGGCGCAGGACTACTAAAGCTGGAGCTTGGGCTGGGTTTATCACCGGGGTGGCCCTTTCCTTAGGCTTATCCTTCTATTACCGGTTAGACAGTACTATAATTCCTACTATTGGGTCCCTGGCCATGCTCCTTCCCTTGGCCGTGGTACCTGTGGTGAGCTTGTTCACCCCTGCTTTCTCTCCTGAACACCTAAAACATGTGTTCGGCGAGGAATCTCCTGGATTGTTAAGGGATTTACGGGGTTGGACGCGAGAAACCGAACGAGTCACTGGATAAAAGTTTGCTGGAGGTTGTAGTCTAGGATGGAAAAACAAGGAGACTGTATGATTTGGGACCCGGTTAATGAGTGCCGGCCGCGGAAAGAAATAGAAGCTTTACAATTAGAAAGGCTAAAGAATATTGTTGAGTATGTATATGAACGGGTGCCTTTTTATCGCCAGGCCCTTAACGAGCGTGGGCTACGTCCCCGGGATATTAGGAGTCTTGAGGATATCCGGATTCTTCCCTTCACTACCAAAGAAGATTTCCGTAAGAATTACCCCTTTGGGCTTTTTGCAGTACCTTTGAAAGAAGTAGTACGCCTCCACGCTTCTTCGGGGACCACTGGGAAACCTGTTGTGGTGGGGTATACTCGGCGGGATATGGAGATCTGGACAGAAGTGGTGGCCCGCTTGGTAACAGCAGCTGGGGTCACATCTGGGGATGTGGCTCAAGTGGTCTTTAGTTACGGTCTTTTTACTGGAGGCTTTGGGCTCCATTATGGTCTCGAGCGGGTAGGAGCTACGGTGGTCCCGGCGGCTGCTGGCAATTCTAAGCGGCATATTATGCTTATGCAAGATTTTGGGACCACAGTGTTGGTGGGTACGCCTTCTTATGCCCTGCACCTGGCGGAGGTGGCTGAGGAGATGGGAGTAGATCCTAGGGCCCTTCCAGTGCGGTTAGGGCTCTTTGGAGGGGAAGCCTCTAGCCGGGAGATGTTAAAGGAGATCGAACGGCGCTGGGGTATGCTAGCTACGGATAATTATGGCCTTTCGGAAGTGATGGGCCCCGGTGTCTCTGGGGAGTGCCGGTATCAGGATGGTCAACACATAGCTGAGGATCATTTCCTTGTGGAGATCATAGATCCTTCCACAGGAGAACCTTGCCCGCCAGGAGTGCCCGGGGAAGTGGTGATCACTACTTTAACTAAAGAGGCCGTACCTGTACTCCGGTATCGCACAAGGGATATTTCCTCCCTTAACTATGAACCTTGCCCCTGCGGCCGTACTACTGCCCGCCTGGCCAAGATAACAGGGCGTACTGATGATATGCTTATTATCCGTGGGGTTAATGTCTTTCCCTCCCAGGTGGAGAGCGTGCTTATGGAAATAGAAGAGGTGGCTCCCCATTACCAGTTAGTGGTCTCCCGCCGGGGTTATTTGGACGAGCTCGAGGTACGGGTGGAAGTAGATGAGCGTTTCTTTACTGGGCGCTTTAGCGACCTGGAGAAGCTAGAGGAAAAGGTAGCCGACCGGCTTAAGACGGTGCTACAGCTTAAAGCCCGGGTCCGCTTAGTAGAACCCCGTTCCATTGCCCGTAGTGAGGGTAAGGCCCAGCGCATCATCGATCTTAGACCCAAGCAGGCATAAATAATAGGTATAAATTAAAGTAAAAGTAGCTTAAAGGGAAGTCCTAGTATGCTTTATAACATTTAAGCTTAGCGTAAGCCCAGCGGGCTATTAGCGTGGTGGCTTCTGCCGGGGGAGGGCCTCTTGTCTTACCTTGCTTGGGGTAAGATAGAGGTCTCTTCGTTTTTTCTTGCTCACATGGGAAGACAGGGAGGGAATTGTACTTCTAATGGCGAATTAACTGTACCTGGCAGAACAGAGTCCTTAAAGCTTTATAGAGCACGGCCTTTTTGCTATTACAGGAAAAAGATTAAGGAGTGAAGTTTTAAGATCATGCGCGAAGTCATGCTAGGCAATCACGCTGTAGCTCGGGGGGCTTGGGAAGCTGGGGTGCGGGTGGCGGCTGCTTACCCGGGTACCCCGAGCACCGAAATTATCGAAGCCTTAGCCCAATATCCAGAAGTATACGCTGAATGGTCGGTTAATGAAAAGGTGGCTTTGGAGGTAGCGGCCGGGGCAGCCATCGCTGGGGCCAGGGCCCTGGCGGCCATGAAGCATGTAGGCGTAAATGTTGCTTCTGATCCTCTGATGACCCTGGCTTATACAGGGATAAATGCCGGATTGGTGCTAGTTTCCGCTGATGATCCTAATCTTTATAGTTCCCAGAACGAACAGGACAACCGGATATACGCCCGGTTTGCCCAAATACCTTGCCTGGAGCCAGCGGACAGCCAAGAAGCTAAGGAGATGACCAAGCTAGCTTTTGCCTTAAGCGAAGCCTTTGATACTCCTGTTATGCTTCGCCTGACCACGCGGATAGCCCATTCTCAAAGCTTGGTAGAGCTAGGGGAACGAGAAGAAGTTCCCCTCAAAGAATATTCTAAGAAACCTTCGAAATATGTGATGTTGCCAGCCTTCGGGCGGGAGCGGCATAAAGCGGTAGAAGAAAGAAGGGCTAAACTTTTGGCCTATGCCGAGATCACCCCT harbors:
- a CDS encoding acyl-CoA dehydratase activase, which encodes MVITAGLDLGSLSTKAAIVAGGELLSFCILPTGRGGPRVAERALEEALSRAGVRRQDLRGIVATGYGRISVPFADRRVTEITCHARGAWHLFPEVATVIDIGGQDSKVIRVGPGGKVLDFEMNEKCAAGTGRFLEVMARALEVDLEKMGELALKARQAAPISSTCTVFAESEVVSLLAEGRPLEEILKGLHYAVAERVAAMAQRLGWENPVVMSGGVAKNRGVVKSLEEKLGAYFYIPSEPQILGALGAALLAAEEN
- a CDS encoding sodium:solute symporter family protein, giving the protein MKIFILLLYFIVMLAIGLASHRRSRDVGGFFLGHRSIGPWISAFAYGTTYFSAVIFIGYAGKVGWGFGLSSLWIALGNALIGSFLAWKFLARPTRVMTARLNALTLPEFLAARYDSPALKTASALLIFIFLVPYSASVYLGLSYLFEQVFHLDFNLALMLMAGLTAIYLVLGGYIAVTWTDFIQGLVMLGGVSLLVYYVVTAPPIGGLVQGIKALKDIHPQLVSPLGPNWVSLLSLVVLTSLGPWGLPQMLQKFYAIKDEKAIRPATIVSTLFALIIAGGAYFTGSFGRLFFNNQMPLLNGRPNPDLIMPLIIERFLPPGIGIVILLLVLAASMSTLSSLVLVSSSAVAIDLLQGAWPKISKRTVLLCLRFFCVLFIVLSVYIALKPTIILVLMSLSWGTVAGGFLAPYLYGLYWRRTTKAGAWAGFITGVALSLGLSFYYRLDSTIIPTIGSLAMLLPLAVVPVVSLFTPAFSPEHLKHVFGEESPGLLRDLRGWTRETERVTG
- a CDS encoding phenylacetate--CoA ligase: MIWDPVNECRPRKEIEALQLERLKNIVEYVYERVPFYRQALNERGLRPRDIRSLEDIRILPFTTKEDFRKNYPFGLFAVPLKEVVRLHASSGTTGKPVVVGYTRRDMEIWTEVVARLVTAAGVTSGDVAQVVFSYGLFTGGFGLHYGLERVGATVVPAAAGNSKRHIMLMQDFGTTVLVGTPSYALHLAEVAEEMGVDPRALPVRLGLFGGEASSREMLKEIERRWGMLATDNYGLSEVMGPGVSGECRYQDGQHIAEDHFLVEIIDPSTGEPCPPGVPGEVVITTLTKEAVPVLRYRTRDISSLNYEPCPCGRTTARLAKITGRTDDMLIIRGVNVFPSQVESVLMEIEEVAPHYQLVVSRRGYLDELEVRVEVDERFFTGRFSDLEKLEEKVADRLKTVLQLKARVRLVEPRSIARSEGKAQRIIDLRPKQA